Proteins encoded in a region of the Rhodococcus sp. SBT000017 genome:
- a CDS encoding glycosyltransferase family 39 protein → MKQRTPWIVFGSALAGYLAVGLTLSMRFGFLLGDALSRTSAAQAVLLSRDPHVSAIGFIFTPLTALAQLPMVAFASWWPAITRWNISGIAVSAVFMAGAVVMINGICRDRGLPGRYSPLITVVFAINPMIVFYGANGMSEAGFLFFLCWAVRRLIRWVNTDDVHDLLLAGVALALAFLARYEGVVPIALAAVLVAVVTALRRGRPHWKSMRRRAILDAVLVAGPGTAVFLVWITTSWLITGEALAQLSSSYGNAAILTQSGGSSGDLIGTGLFSLGAVVALGPTLSVTLPLAVVLALRRRDLEFVVAPLLFGGVLGFQAASYITGSTFGFLRFFICAIPLAAVVVVQLFPAAGDRPTRRAGAYRRHRPVLPPLRPAAAAAAMTVCALALPVTGWAMVQPSLSSQQFALGSLLDEDPSADDAEAMAARRVIDSFSTERRLASYLDGKDLPDGSILVDTVYGFAIVAASEHPKQFVVPSDLDFTKILNDPASAGVQYLLTVPNEGRGVSDAVNRRYPTVYDNGADLYPLVLEVPNDGADQPDWRLYRVPS, encoded by the coding sequence GTGAAACAGCGGACACCGTGGATCGTGTTCGGCAGCGCGCTCGCGGGTTACCTGGCGGTGGGCCTGACGCTGAGCATGCGATTCGGATTCCTGCTCGGTGACGCGCTGTCGCGTACCTCGGCGGCACAGGCGGTGTTGCTCAGCCGCGATCCGCACGTGTCGGCCATCGGCTTCATCTTCACGCCGTTGACGGCCCTGGCACAGTTGCCGATGGTCGCTTTCGCATCGTGGTGGCCGGCGATCACCCGGTGGAACATCTCGGGCATCGCGGTGTCGGCGGTGTTCATGGCCGGTGCGGTGGTGATGATCAACGGCATCTGCCGAGATCGCGGACTCCCCGGCCGATACAGCCCCCTGATCACCGTCGTCTTCGCGATCAACCCGATGATCGTCTTCTACGGAGCCAACGGCATGAGCGAGGCCGGCTTCCTGTTCTTCCTCTGCTGGGCCGTACGCCGATTGATTCGATGGGTGAACACCGACGACGTTCACGATCTCCTTCTGGCCGGCGTCGCACTGGCTCTCGCCTTCCTCGCCCGCTACGAGGGCGTCGTCCCGATAGCTCTGGCCGCAGTGCTGGTGGCGGTCGTCACGGCCCTGCGTCGGGGTCGGCCGCACTGGAAAAGCATGCGCCGCAGAGCCATTCTGGACGCGGTACTCGTCGCTGGGCCCGGCACGGCAGTGTTTCTGGTGTGGATCACCACGAGCTGGCTGATCACCGGTGAGGCGCTCGCCCAGCTGTCGTCGAGCTACGGAAACGCCGCGATTTTGACGCAGTCCGGTGGGTCCAGCGGCGACTTGATCGGCACCGGCCTGTTCTCGCTCGGTGCCGTCGTCGCGCTCGGACCGACGTTGTCGGTGACGCTACCGCTCGCCGTGGTGCTGGCGCTGCGTCGACGAGACCTCGAATTCGTGGTGGCACCATTGCTTTTCGGTGGGGTGCTCGGGTTCCAGGCCGCGAGCTACATCACCGGCTCGACTTTCGGATTTCTGAGATTCTTCATCTGTGCCATTCCGCTGGCGGCCGTCGTTGTGGTGCAACTGTTTCCGGCTGCCGGAGATCGGCCAACCCGGCGCGCAGGTGCGTACCGCAGGCACCGCCCCGTGCTCCCACCGCTGCGCCCTGCCGCCGCGGCGGCGGCAATGACGGTCTGCGCACTGGCTCTTCCGGTGACAGGGTGGGCGATGGTGCAGCCGTCGTTGTCCAGTCAGCAGTTCGCGCTCGGCAGTCTTCTCGACGAGGATCCTTCGGCCGACGACGCCGAGGCGATGGCGGCACGTCGAGTCATCGATTCCTTCTCCACCGAACGTCGACTGGCGTCCTACCTCGACGGCAAGGACCTCCCCGACGGGTCGATCCTCGTCGACACCGTCTACGGGTTCGCCATCGTGGCAGCATCGGAACACCCGAAGCAGTTCGTGGTTCCGTCCGATCTGGACTTCACCAAGATCCTCAACGACCCGGCTTCCGCCGGTGTTCAGTATCTGCTGACGGTGCCGAACGAGGGCCGCGGAGTGTCCGACGCGGTCAACCGGCGATATCCGACGGTCTACGACAACGGCGCCGATCTGTATCCACTCGTCCTGGAAGTGCCGAACGACGGTGCCGATCAGCCGGATTGGCGGCTGTACCGGGTACCGAGCTGA